AAAGATGAGCATGAATATCTAAATAGTGATGAGAAAGAGAAATTAAGAGAATTAGAGGCTAAAGAGAAAGAACTGAAAAACAAATTAGATAAAAAAGATTTAGAGATAGTTGATCAAGCTTTTGCTAATTGGCTAAAGAGATATTTAGAGTTAACAACAAAGATTAAGATAAAACCAGGAGAAGATTGTAACTAATATTGTTCAATTTATTCAATATACTACTTTTTTTAGATATAAACCCTGTGATGGTGCTGCGTAAATAGCTTTTTGCAAGTTATTAGTGTTTTTATCCCCTGCAGCTGTTTTAACAACAGATCCTACAATGAGCCTGACCATTTTTCTTAAAAATCCACTAGCCTCAATATCTATATTAATAATCTTATCTTTCATATAAATCTCTATCATGTATATCTCTCTTTCAGTGCTCCTATAAAATTTACTACCCTTACAAAAATACTTAAAATCTCTTTTACCTATAAATTTTTTAAACAAATATTCTAACAAGTTCAATGACAATTCACTTTTAACCCACCATACTCTATCATATAAAAGGGCTGACCTTATCTTATTATTATAAATTTTATAATTATATACCTTAGATTTTGCATCATATTGAGCATGAAAATTTAGCATAACATCCTCAACACTTTTTATAACAACATCATTAGGCAGTAGTGAATTCAAACCAGCTAGAAGATTGTCATTTTCTATATATTTTTCATTTTTAAAATTAAAGACCTGCCCTTCTGCATGAACCCCACTGTCAGTCCTTCCTGCGCCAAATATTTTTATCTTCCTTTTGTATATTCTCTCCAATACTTGCTCTAATACATATTGTACTGTTCTTGCATTTTTCTGCACTTGCCAACCATAAAAATTACTCCCATTATACTCTACAACACATTTCTTATTATACAACAAATATGCCACCTAAGAATATTATTAGAAGAAAAAGAATAGTACAATCTACAAACTTTGGACTATCAAGTTTTAGTACTTCTCCAATGACACCATT
This Deferribacterota bacterium DNA region includes the following protein-coding sequences:
- the truA gene encoding tRNA pseudouridine(38-40) synthase TruA, producing MLYNKKCVVEYNGSNFYGWQVQKNARTVQYVLEQVLERIYKRKIKIFGAGRTDSGVHAEGQVFNFKNEKYIENDNLLAGLNSLLPNDVVIKSVEDVMLNFHAQYDAKSKVYNYKIYNNKIRSALLYDRVWWVKSELSLNLLEYLFKKFIGKRDFKYFCKGSKFYRSTEREIYMIEIYMKDKIINIDIEASGFLRKMVRLIVGSVVKTAAGDKNTNNLQKAIYAAPSQGLYLKKVVY